Genomic segment of Peribacillus frigoritolerans:
AAACGGCCTGATGGGTATCATGAGGTGGAAATGATCATGACGACAGTCGACCTTGCCGATAGAATTGAACTAAAGGAAATAACGGGAAATCATATCCAAATTCTATCCCATAATCGATTTGTTCCGGATGATCATCGGAATTTAGCTTATCAAGCCGCATTTATTCTAAAGGAACGTTTTGGAATCAATAAAGGTGTTTCTATAACTATAGAGAAAAATATCCCTGTAGCCGCAGGGCTTGCTGGTGGAAGCAGTGATGCCGCAGCTACATTAAGAGGCTTAAATAGACTGTGGAAGCTAGGTCTTTCCATGGATGAACTTGCGGAAATAGGAGCTGAAATTGGCTCTGATGTTTCATTTTGTGTATACGGAGGTACGGCATTGGCCAGAGGGCGCGGGGAAAAAATCACGCATCTTCCTGCACCGCCAAAATGCTGGGTCATCTTGGCCAAACCGACGATCGGCGTTTCGACAGCTGATATATACAAAAGGCTCCAAACTTCAAAAATGGAGCATCCGGATGTACCTGGAATGATTACGGCTATTATGGAAAACAATTATCACGATGTATGCGAGGGGTTGGGCAATGTTCTGGAACAGGTGACATTGCAGTTATACCCAGAGGTTGCGAACATTAAAGATCAAATGAAGACATTTGGAGCAGATTCGGTCTTGATGAGCGGAAGTGGTCCGACCGTTTTTGGTTTGGTGGAACATGATTCGCGCATGCAAAGAATTTATAATGGACTTCGCGGATTTTGTGATCAAGTCTATGCAGTCCGTTTACTGGGTGATCGAAACAATCTTGAATAGAAACGTACATTAGTGGTATAGTTGCTATATAATATTCGGAATTCACAAAGGGGGTGTCTCAATGAAATTTCGTCGCAGCGAGAGGCTAGTCGATATGACCAATTATTTATTAGAACATCCGGGGGAACTTGTTTCGCTGACTTATTTTGCTGAAAGGTATAGTTCGGCAAAATCCTCGATCAGTGAAGATTTGACGATCATCAAAGATACCTTTGAACAACGCGGGATAGGATCTTTGACAACCGTTCCAGGTGCGGCCGGTGGAGTGAAATATATTGTTTCCATCAAGGAAGAGGAAGCCAATGCCTTCATTGACGGATTATGCGATACGATCGCTAGTCCTGAAAGGCTGCTTCCTGGCGGTTATCTATATATGACAGACATATTAGGACATCCGCAAACCGTGAATAAGGTTGGAAGGATAATCGCTTCAATGTATGCCAAGAAAAATGTCTCAGTCATCATGACAATGGCAACCAAAGGGATATCATTAGCATACGCCGTGGCAAATTATTTGAATGTTCCAGTTGTCATTGTAAGAAGGAATAATAAAGTAACGGAAGGTTCTACAGTGAGCATCAATTATGTTTCGGGCTCTTCAAAGAGGATTCAGACTATGGTACTCTCTAAAAGAAGCTTGGTTGAGGGTTCGAATGTATTAATTGTAGACGATTTCATGAAGGCTGGGGGTACCATCAACGGTATGGTCAGTCTATTGGATGAATTCAAGGCAACAGTTGCAGGAATTGCGGTGCTGGTCGAATCCGAACATACGGAGGAGTGCCTTGTCGAGGACTATGTTTCATTAATCAAGTTGACACAGGTGGTCGAAAGAGACAAGAAAATCAATGTCAGCCGAGGCAATTATTTTACGAAAAAGGATTAGGGGGAATCATTTCATGAAAACGATACATACGGATGAAGCACCGGCAGCGATCGGACCATATTCACAAGGCGTGATCGTGGATAAGTTATTTTTCAGTTCAGGACAGATTCCACTTACTGCTTCTGGTGAGATGGTTACAGGGGATGTCAAGGAACAAACACACCAGGTCTTTAAGAATCTCCAAGCTGTATTGAAAGAAGCTGGGGCTTCATTGGAAACTGTCATTAAGGCTACAGTATTCATTAAAAGTATGGAAGATTTCGGTTCGATTAATGAAATATACGGAGAATATTTTTCTGCTCACAAACCTGCTCGCTCTTGTGTAGAGGTTGCTCGGCTTCCGAAAGATGCACTAGTGGAAATAGAAGTGGTAGCGCTCGTTAAATAAACGGGCGTTTTTTTATTTTTTTGAAGGCAATTCGTAATGGGTAATTTTCCTGTAATATATGGGTGATTTTTAAAGTTTTTAAAAACTAGGCTGAATTTTCTAAAAAAATTACAGATAATAGAAGGAGTTCACGTTTTTTTGTTGAATATGTACTTTAAGTTTTAACAACAACAAAAAGGGATGGTGAGCTTAAATGGAAGTAACTGACGTAAGATTACGCCGTGTGAATACGGATGGTCGTATGAGAGCTATCGCATCAATTACACTGGATAATGAATTTGTGGTTCATGATATTCGTGTGATCGACGGAAACAATGGTTTATTTGTAGCAATGCCAAGTAAACGAACTCCAGATGGAGAATTCCGGGATATCGCTCATCCAATCAATTCCTCGACACGCGGGAAAATTCAAGAAGCTGTCTTGACAGAATATCATCGATTGGGAGAACTTGAAACTGAATTAGAGGAAGCTGGAGCAGGTGCTTCTTAAAATAACTTTACTTTTAAACTTTAAATTTATAATTCGTGCATCTAGAGCCTACTTCATAAGTAGTGCTCTTTTTTATTATTCAAAAACGGATAAGTTTAGAACTTTTCCGCTTATCATGCAGACATTTACTTTAATGAATTGTTAAACCTACGTTGTTATCTTCAAAAGTTTAAGTACCCGTCCTTTTTAATTTTTAAACCTTTTTGTCCACCCAGATATTGAAATTCCTGTAAGTGAGATTTAAGGGATACCACTTACTCTAGCCATCTGGCTGAAGATGAAATGTATTGGTAACCTGATTTCGGAATGGGAGTTAACAAAGGGTGAAGTATGCCCAAATGGCTTGTACATAGTGTATGGCGCACCATGGCAGTGTTTTGGGATAATGGGGGTCAACTGGTGTTCTAAAAGGCAGGAGACATTGTTTCTGTATTATGCCGTTAATGAAAATGACATCGAACATGATGTAAAATAATTCTCCAAGGTCCTATAATAACATTTTTAAGGCAGTTTGATATCGAACTTTTTTCACCTGATCGGTTGACAATTATATGTACTTTTAATTGTTACCTTGAAAAGAATCACTATTTGAGATAATATTTTTAGTGGATAAAAAGGTGAAAATGGAGGCCTGTTATGAGTAATCGTTATGCAATAATATTGGCCGCTGGGCAAGGTACTAGGATGAAATCTAAGCTTTATAAGGTTTTGCACCCTGTTTGCGGGAAACCAATGGTACAACATGTTATCGATCAAGTCAATCAACTTCAAATAGAAGATATTGTAACAGTCATCGGCCATGGAGCTGAAAAAGTTCAAGAACAACTTGGTGATTCATGCAAGTATGCCTTACAAGAACAGCAACTAGGTACGGCACATGCTGTAATGCAAGCGGAAAGCGTTTTATCCGTAAAAAATGGTACGACCCTTGTTATTTGCGGTGATACGCCTCTGATTAAAGCGGAAACGATGAAAGAGCTTATAGCATTGCATGAGCAAAGTCAGGCGAAAGCAACAATCTTAACAGCATATGCAGATAACCCTGCTGGCTATGGAAGGGTCCTTCGCGGTGAAGGCGGACTTGTAGAAAAAATCGTCGAGCATAAGGATGCCTCTGATGAAGAAAGATATGTTAAGGAAATAAATACCGGTACATATTGCTTCGACAATCAAGCATTGTTTAACGCGCTGACAAAAGTTTCAAATGAAAATGTCCAGGGAGAATATTACTTACCGGATGTCATTGAAATCTTAAAACAGGAAGGCGAAGTGGTGACGGCCTTCCAATCCAGTGATTTCGAGGAAACATTGGGTGTGAATGACCGTGTGGCTTTATCGCAGGCTGAACAAGTTTTACGGAAACGCATCAATGAAACGCATATGAGGAATGGTGTAACGATCATCGATCCGCTTACTACGTTCATTGAAGCGGATGTACAAATCGGGCAGGATACAGTCATTAACCCTGGGTCATTCATTAAAGGAAAAAGTATTATCGGGCAGGATTGCTTAATTGGCCCGAATACGGAAATCAGTAATTGTGAAATTGGTGATGGAACGGAAGTCCTCCAATCGGTTGTACATGAAAGCAGTATTGGAAGTTTTGTAAAAATCGGTCCATTCGCACATGTTAGACCTCAATCAGATATTAAGGATTCCGTTAAGATCGGTAATTTTGTCGAAATTAAAAAGACCGTTTTTGGCAAAGGAAGCAAAGTATCGCATTTGAGTTATATTGGTGATGCAGAGGTTGGGGAGAATGTTAATATAGGCTGCGGATCTATTACCGTGAATTACGACGGGAAAAATAAATATTTGACGAAGATTGAAGACAATGTTTTCATAGGCTGCAATTCTAATCTAGTTGCACCTGTAACGGTAGGAGAAGGAGCATATGTAGCTGCTGGGTCAACCATCACCCAAGATGTACCGCAGGATGCCCTATCCGTTGCTCGGGCTCGTCAAGTTAACAAAGAAGATTATGTCAAGAATTTGAAATTTAATAAATAACCGACGGAGGTCATCATGTCAAATCAGTATTTAGATCCTAATTTAAAAGTATTCTCTTTAAATTCAAACTTCGATTTAGCTCAGGAAATTGCTGCTGCAATCGGTGTTGAACTTGGAAAATGTAGCGTAACAAGTTTCAGTGACGGTGAAGTTCAGATTAATATTGAAGAAAGTATTCGTGGCTGTGACGTATACGTAATCCAATCAACAAGCCAACCAGTCAATGAAAATTTAATGGAACTTTTAATTATGATCGATGCTCTTAAACGTGCTTCAGCTAAAACGATCAATATTGTAATGCCATATTACGGTTATGCCCGACAAGATCGTAAAGCGCGTGCGCGTGAACCAATTACAGCTAAACTTGTCGCAAATCTTTTAGAAACGGCTGGTGCCCACCGAGTAATCACATTAGATCTTCACGCACCACAAATTCAAGGTTTCTTCGATATTCTGATCGATCACCTTGTTGCTGTTCCGATTTTAGCTGATTTCTTCAAGGAAAAAGATTTAAGTGATATCGTCATCGTTTCCCCAGATCATGGCGGTGTAACACGTGCCCGTAAAATGGCCGATCGCCTAAAAGCGCCGATCGCCATTATCGATAAGCGCCGTCCAAGACCGAACGTGGCTGAAGTCATGAACATCATTGGTAATATTGAAGGGAAGACAGCAATACTGATTGATGACATCATCGATACTGCAGGAACTATTACACTAGCGGCCAATGCCCTTGTGGAGAATGGCGCTAAAGCAGTGTATGCCTGTTGTACACACCCAGTCCTTTCAGGTCCTGCCATCGAAAGGATTCAAAATTCAACGATCAAGGAATTGGTCGTGACTAACTCGATTGCCCTATCTGAAGATAAGAAAATCGATAAAATTGTTGGACTTTCTGTAGCACCATTGATTGCAGAAGCAATTATTCGTGTGCATGAGGAACAATCGGTCAGCACATTATTCGATTGATAACATAATAAACGAAAACACGGCGGGCCATCGGGCTCGCCGTGTTTTTGTTTAAAGTTTCAGAAAACACCCAATTCTTAGTTGACAGATGAGAATAGTAATAATAAAATAGCTATACAAATTCATTTCATTTTCAAATGAAAACTGTAGTACTAACGCAGGTGCATACTGGTTAACGCCGATCGGACTACCGAAGGCTCCTTTTCACTTACCAATAGAACATTAGGCATCATTTTGCCCTATTGTCTTATCGGTGAAGGAAAGGAGCCTTTTATTTTTATATAAATAGTTTAAGAAGGGTGTGCAGAATATGAAGAAAAAACGAAAGATATGGCTGCTGTCCATCTTCAGCATCTTCATGCTGATAGTAAGTGCATGTGGGCAGGAAAAGAACAGTTCCACAAGTGCTGACGCAAAAGAATCAGATAAAACCATCCGAATCGGTTATCAAAAATTCGGGACATTAAATATTTTAAAATCAAAAGGGAATCTGGAAACGCGTTTAAAAGAAGTGGGATATACCGTCGATTGGACTGAATTCCCTGCAGGACCTCAGCTGCTTGAAGCCTTGAATGTCGGCAGCCTTGATTTTGGGCACACAGGGGAGGCGCCGCCGATATTTGCACAGGCAGCCAAGGCTCCGCTTGTCTATATTGCCAATCAACCGGCAAACCCATCAGGAGAGGCCATAGTCGTACAAAATGATTCACCCATTAAAAATGTGAAAGATTTAAAGGGAAAGAAGGTTGGTTTGAATAAAGGTTCCAATGTTCATTATTTATTGGTCAAAGCTTTAGAGGAAGCAGGACTTACTCTTGATGATATTACCCCGGTCTACTTGCCACCGGCAGATGCGAGGGCCGCTTTTGAAGGAAACCAAATTGATGCCTGGGTAATATGGGATCCATTTTTATCAGCGGCGGAATTGGAGCTTGAAACGAAAACGATCCGGGATGGAGAAGGACTGGTTGCGAATCGTGAATTCTTCTTGGCAACTGATTCATTTGCCGGGAACGAAGAGGCTTTGAAGATCATCAAAGAAGAACTGATAAAAGTTGATAAATGGATTGAAGAAAACCCAAGGGAGGTCGCTGAGTTTTTATCTCCGGAAATTGGAATGAGTGTGGAGGCATTGGAAAAAACATTAAATAGAAAAGAATACGGACTTGAGGAGATTTCCAGTACGGTTTTGGATGATCAACAAAAGATTGCCGATACATTTTTTAATCTTAAATTAATTCCAAGCAAGATTAATGTTCTAGATGCATCTGCAGATGTTAAAAAAAATTAAGGGGGAAATAAAATGAAAGTATTTTGGTTTTTGCCATCACATGGGGAAAGTCGCTATTTAGGATCGACAAAGGGAGGGAGAGCGATTACACTTCCTTATTTAAGACAAATTGCACAGGCAGTCGATCATTTAGGTTTTGAAGGGGCTTTGCTTCCAACAGGCCGGTCTTGTGAGGATGCTTGGGTAGTTGGTTCTTCATTGATTTCTGCAACGGAAAGAATGAAATTTTTAGTTGCGATCCGTCCAGGTTTAATGTCGCCAACCTTGGCTGCGCGTATGGCTTCAAGCTTCGACCGGTTGTCGAATGGCCGTCTTTTGATCAATGTTGTAACTGGGGGGGACCCAGTCGAATTGGCAGGTGATGGCGTGTTTCTAAATCATGAGGAACGCTATGAGCAAACAAATGAATTTCTCGATATCTGGAGAAGGGAAATGTCTGGTGAGAGTGTGGACTATGAAGGGGAGCATCTAAAGGTTGAAGGCGGGAATATTCTGTTGTCACCTGTACAAAAACCGTACCCACCGCTCTATTTCGGAGGTTCATCCGAGCCAGCCATCGATATATCGGGAAAGCATATTGATGTCTACTTGACTTGGGGTGAGCCGCCGGTGCAAGTTGCTGAAAAAATTGAAAAGGTACGTAAAAAAGCAGCCGAGTACGGACGTGAAGTCAGATTCGGCATTCGCATGCATGTCATTGTAAGAGAAACGGAAGAAAAAGCTTGGCAGGCAGCGGACGAACTCATTAAATATGTGGATGATGAAATGATTGAAAATTCACAAAAGATTTTTGAGCGATTTGATTCAGTGGGACAGAAGCGGATGTCGCAACTTCATAATGGAAGCAGGGATTCACTCGAAATCAGTCCAAATTTATGGGCGGGTGTAGGTCTAGTGCGCGGTGGTGCCGGTACAGCACTAGTCGGAAGTGCGGAAAATGTTGCCGCCAGAATGAAGGAATATGAAGAAATCGGAATAGAATCCTTTGTTTTATCCGGGTACCCTCACCTGGAAGAAGCGTACCGTGTGGCGGAATTATTATTCCCTTTACTCCCTGTCGAACAGCAGCAAGTTCCTGTTTCGAAAGCGACGAGTCCATTCGGGGAAATACTGGCAAATGACCACTACCCTACAAAAGGAAGTGAAATTGAAGATGAAGTTAAACAAAAAGTTCAATAGGTTCCACCTCATATCATGGCTTGTGCCCATTCTCCTTTTGGTAACTTGGCAGCTGCTGTCTTTGTGGGGGATTCTGTCGGAACGGATATTGCCTGCCCCGACTGAAGTCTTTCAAGCTGGCG
This window contains:
- the ispE gene encoding 4-(cytidine 5'-diphospho)-2-C-methyl-D-erythritol kinase; its protein translation is MKLMEKAPAKINLALDVLFKRPDGYHEVEMIMTTVDLADRIELKEITGNHIQILSHNRFVPDDHRNLAYQAAFILKERFGINKGVSITIEKNIPVAAGLAGGSSDAAATLRGLNRLWKLGLSMDELAEIGAEIGSDVSFCVYGGTALARGRGEKITHLPAPPKCWVILAKPTIGVSTADIYKRLQTSKMEHPDVPGMITAIMENNYHDVCEGLGNVLEQVTLQLYPEVANIKDQMKTFGADSVLMSGSGPTVFGLVEHDSRMQRIYNGLRGFCDQVYAVRLLGDRNNLE
- the purR gene encoding pur operon repressor — its product is MKFRRSERLVDMTNYLLEHPGELVSLTYFAERYSSAKSSISEDLTIIKDTFEQRGIGSLTTVPGAAGGVKYIVSIKEEEANAFIDGLCDTIASPERLLPGGYLYMTDILGHPQTVNKVGRIIASMYAKKNVSVIMTMATKGISLAYAVANYLNVPVVIVRRNNKVTEGSTVSINYVSGSSKRIQTMVLSKRSLVEGSNVLIVDDFMKAGGTINGMVSLLDEFKATVAGIAVLVESEHTEECLVEDYVSLIKLTQVVERDKKINVSRGNYFTKKD
- a CDS encoding RidA family protein, encoding MKTIHTDEAPAAIGPYSQGVIVDKLFFSSGQIPLTASGEMVTGDVKEQTHQVFKNLQAVLKEAGASLETVIKATVFIKSMEDFGSINEIYGEYFSAHKPARSCVEVARLPKDALVEIEVVALVK
- the spoVG gene encoding septation regulator SpoVG, whose amino-acid sequence is MEVTDVRLRRVNTDGRMRAIASITLDNEFVVHDIRVIDGNNGLFVAMPSKRTPDGEFRDIAHPINSSTRGKIQEAVLTEYHRLGELETELEEAGAGAS
- the glmU gene encoding bifunctional UDP-N-acetylglucosamine diphosphorylase/glucosamine-1-phosphate N-acetyltransferase GlmU — its product is MSNRYAIILAAGQGTRMKSKLYKVLHPVCGKPMVQHVIDQVNQLQIEDIVTVIGHGAEKVQEQLGDSCKYALQEQQLGTAHAVMQAESVLSVKNGTTLVICGDTPLIKAETMKELIALHEQSQAKATILTAYADNPAGYGRVLRGEGGLVEKIVEHKDASDEERYVKEINTGTYCFDNQALFNALTKVSNENVQGEYYLPDVIEILKQEGEVVTAFQSSDFEETLGVNDRVALSQAEQVLRKRINETHMRNGVTIIDPLTTFIEADVQIGQDTVINPGSFIKGKSIIGQDCLIGPNTEISNCEIGDGTEVLQSVVHESSIGSFVKIGPFAHVRPQSDIKDSVKIGNFVEIKKTVFGKGSKVSHLSYIGDAEVGENVNIGCGSITVNYDGKNKYLTKIEDNVFIGCNSNLVAPVTVGEGAYVAAGSTITQDVPQDALSVARARQVNKEDYVKNLKFNK
- a CDS encoding ribose-phosphate diphosphokinase — translated: MSNQYLDPNLKVFSLNSNFDLAQEIAAAIGVELGKCSVTSFSDGEVQINIEESIRGCDVYVIQSTSQPVNENLMELLIMIDALKRASAKTINIVMPYYGYARQDRKARAREPITAKLVANLLETAGAHRVITLDLHAPQIQGFFDILIDHLVAVPILADFFKEKDLSDIVIVSPDHGGVTRARKMADRLKAPIAIIDKRRPRPNVAEVMNIIGNIEGKTAILIDDIIDTAGTITLAANALVENGAKAVYACCTHPVLSGPAIERIQNSTIKELVVTNSIALSEDKKIDKIVGLSVAPLIAEAIIRVHEEQSVSTLFD
- a CDS encoding sulfonate ABC transporter substrate-binding protein — its product is MKKKRKIWLLSIFSIFMLIVSACGQEKNSSTSADAKESDKTIRIGYQKFGTLNILKSKGNLETRLKEVGYTVDWTEFPAGPQLLEALNVGSLDFGHTGEAPPIFAQAAKAPLVYIANQPANPSGEAIVVQNDSPIKNVKDLKGKKVGLNKGSNVHYLLVKALEEAGLTLDDITPVYLPPADARAAFEGNQIDAWVIWDPFLSAAELELETKTIRDGEGLVANREFFLATDSFAGNEEALKIIKEELIKVDKWIEENPREVAEFLSPEIGMSVEALEKTLNRKEYGLEEISSTVLDDQQKIADTFFNLKLIPSKINVLDASADVKKN
- the ssuD gene encoding FMNH2-dependent alkanesulfonate monooxygenase, whose product is MKVFWFLPSHGESRYLGSTKGGRAITLPYLRQIAQAVDHLGFEGALLPTGRSCEDAWVVGSSLISATERMKFLVAIRPGLMSPTLAARMASSFDRLSNGRLLINVVTGGDPVELAGDGVFLNHEERYEQTNEFLDIWRREMSGESVDYEGEHLKVEGGNILLSPVQKPYPPLYFGGSSEPAIDISGKHIDVYLTWGEPPVQVAEKIEKVRKKAAEYGREVRFGIRMHVIVRETEEKAWQAADELIKYVDDEMIENSQKIFERFDSVGQKRMSQLHNGSRDSLEISPNLWAGVGLVRGGAGTALVGSAENVAARMKEYEEIGIESFVLSGYPHLEEAYRVAELLFPLLPVEQQQVPVSKATSPFGEILANDHYPTKGSEIEDEVKQKVQ